A window of Haliscomenobacter hydrossis DSM 1100 contains these coding sequences:
- a CDS encoding class I SAM-dependent rRNA methyltransferase, translating to MKQIFLKDKRDAAVLRFHPWVFSGAVARKSGAIEDGEWVEVRSHKSDLLGMGHYQDGSICVRLLSFQPAEIDQSFWTKKIANAYQYRKAIELTDRELINCYRLVHGEGDGLPGLVIDIYGEVAVVQCHSIGMHKDRTFIAQALQDVYGAKLKAVFDKSAESLPKDYAGKMQNGYLYGTGGEPVVKEYGALFSIDWETGQKTGFFLDQRENRRLLGEYATGKKVLNAFCYTGGFSIYALKAGAHSVDSVDVSAKAMELTDKNVALNGYDDSRHQSYTSDVLDFLRKTHNTYDLMIVDPPAFAKNMEKRHNAVQGYKRLNAQAMEKINPGGILFTFSCSQVVNKQLFYDTIVAAALEAGRQVRVMHQLSQGPDHPVNMFHPEGEYLKGLVLYVE from the coding sequence ATGAAACAAATTTTTCTAAAAGACAAACGAGACGCTGCGGTGCTGCGCTTTCACCCCTGGGTGTTTTCCGGGGCAGTAGCGCGCAAAAGCGGCGCAATTGAAGATGGAGAATGGGTAGAAGTGCGCTCCCACAAATCCGATCTGTTGGGCATGGGCCATTACCAGGACGGCAGCATTTGTGTGCGGCTCCTGAGCTTTCAGCCAGCCGAAATTGACCAGAGTTTTTGGACCAAAAAAATCGCCAACGCCTACCAATACCGCAAAGCCATTGAGCTGACCGATCGCGAACTGATCAATTGTTACCGGCTGGTACACGGCGAAGGCGATGGCCTGCCTGGCCTGGTCATCGACATCTATGGTGAAGTTGCCGTGGTGCAATGCCATTCGATCGGGATGCACAAGGATCGGACTTTCATTGCCCAGGCGCTGCAAGACGTATATGGGGCCAAACTCAAAGCGGTGTTTGACAAAAGCGCGGAGTCTTTGCCCAAAGACTATGCGGGCAAAATGCAAAACGGCTATTTGTACGGCACTGGCGGTGAACCCGTGGTCAAAGAATACGGTGCGCTGTTTTCCATCGACTGGGAAACGGGCCAAAAAACGGGCTTCTTTTTGGACCAACGCGAAAACCGCCGCTTGTTGGGCGAATACGCCACCGGCAAAAAGGTACTGAACGCTTTTTGTTACACGGGAGGTTTTTCCATTTATGCCCTCAAAGCGGGCGCCCATTCCGTAGATTCGGTCGACGTATCGGCCAAGGCCATGGAACTCACCGATAAAAACGTAGCCCTCAACGGTTATGACGACAGTAGGCACCAATCCTACACGAGCGATGTACTCGATTTTTTGCGCAAAACGCACAATACCTATGATCTCATGATTGTAGATCCACCTGCGTTTGCTAAAAACATGGAGAAACGCCACAACGCCGTACAGGGTTACAAACGCCTAAATGCCCAGGCGATGGAAAAAATCAATCCTGGAGGAATACTTTTTACTTTCTCCTGTTCACAAGTTGTCAATAAACAGCTATTTTACGACACCATTGTGGCAGCGGCGCTGGAAGCTGGTCGGCAAGTGCGGGTGATGCACCAACTGAGCCAAGGCCCCGATCACCCCGTCAATATGTTTCATCCGGAGGGTGAATATTTGAAGGGATTGGTATTGTATGTAGAATAA
- a CDS encoding zinc-binding dehydrogenase, producing the protein MKALVLSDQHTPPTYQQAPDPILEPGEVLVEIKAAALNHRDLFVTQGKYAGIRFPIILGSDGAGICEGKEVVINPALDWGTSDRFQSKDFQILGLPRNGTLAEKIAIPESQIYPKPHHLNWKEAAALPLAGLTAYRALFTKGRCAAGDRVLITGIGGGVALFALQFAKAVDAEVWVTSSSDEKIERAIALGASGGVNYTTPDWNKQLETAGGFDIVIDGAGGEGFGLLLKLCKSGARVVSYGGTIGVVPNFSPQILFWKQLEILGSTMGTEEEFGEMLAFVAEHKIHPVIDQVFSLKDGAQAFQRMDEGGQFGKIVLKVH; encoded by the coding sequence GTGAAAGCTCTTGTACTATCCGATCAACATACACCGCCAACGTATCAGCAAGCACCTGACCCCATCCTTGAACCAGGTGAAGTCCTTGTCGAAATAAAAGCTGCCGCGCTCAACCACCGCGATTTATTCGTTACCCAGGGCAAGTACGCCGGAATTCGATTCCCGATTATTTTGGGATCAGATGGCGCAGGCATTTGTGAGGGGAAAGAAGTGGTGATCAATCCTGCATTGGATTGGGGAACAAGTGATCGTTTTCAATCCAAGGACTTTCAAATTCTGGGGTTGCCCCGCAATGGCACGTTGGCCGAAAAAATCGCCATTCCGGAGAGCCAGATCTACCCAAAACCCCACCATTTGAACTGGAAAGAGGCAGCAGCCCTGCCCTTGGCCGGATTGACCGCCTATCGGGCCTTGTTTACCAAAGGCCGTTGTGCAGCCGGAGATCGGGTTTTAATCACGGGTATTGGTGGCGGCGTGGCCTTGTTTGCCCTGCAATTTGCCAAAGCGGTAGATGCGGAAGTTTGGGTAACTTCCAGTTCGGATGAAAAAATCGAGCGGGCCATTGCCCTGGGTGCTAGCGGAGGTGTCAACTACACCACACCAGACTGGAACAAACAGCTGGAAACTGCGGGAGGATTCGACATCGTGATCGATGGTGCCGGCGGTGAAGGCTTTGGATTGCTGCTAAAACTGTGCAAATCCGGTGCACGAGTGGTTTCCTACGGTGGCACCATCGGTGTCGTACCCAATTTTAGTCCCCAGATTTTGTTTTGGAAACAATTGGAGATTTTGGGCAGTACCATGGGCACCGAAGAAGAATTTGGGGAAATGCTCGCCTTTGTTGCCGAACACAAGATTCATCCCGTCATCGATCAGGTTTTTAGCCTAAAAGACGGCGCACAAGCCTTTCAACGAATGGATGAAGGTGGGCAGTTTGGGAAAATTGTGTTGAAGGTACACTAG
- a CDS encoding acyl-CoA dehydrogenase family protein, giving the protein MLTELIKSARVKALLPDIQAFMAAEVFPYDLAWSKLPFGELEPILEALREKVKARGWWLPCFDAHYGGMGLSLMEHAFISEAIGGSPFGYYLFNCQAPDIGNMELLHLAGTEAQKEQFLQPLAEGQFRSCFAMTEPEFAGSNPVRMGTIAKRVGDEYIINGHKWFTTGFDGSELTIVMAVTDPEAAPYQRASMIIVPTDTPGLQLIRNLSIMGHAGSGWPSHSEIRFENVRIPVENLLGGEGTGFMLAQVRLGPGRIHHCMRWMGICERAFDMMCRYAATREIEDGVFLGEKQMVQQMIAESRAEIDAAKLMVLSTALLIEKAGQRAAAEQISAIKFFTAKVLGDVLDRAIQVHGGLGITDDTILALYYREERAARIYDGTDETHKASLARKILKKYRGG; this is encoded by the coding sequence ATGCTGACAGAACTCATCAAATCCGCAAGAGTAAAAGCACTCCTACCCGACATCCAGGCCTTCATGGCCGCAGAAGTCTTCCCCTACGATCTAGCCTGGAGCAAACTCCCTTTCGGCGAACTCGAACCCATCCTGGAAGCCCTGCGCGAAAAAGTAAAAGCCCGAGGTTGGTGGCTGCCCTGTTTTGACGCCCATTACGGCGGCATGGGACTGAGCTTAATGGAGCACGCCTTCATCTCCGAAGCCATCGGCGGCTCACCCTTCGGCTACTACCTGTTCAATTGCCAGGCCCCCGATATTGGCAACATGGAGCTGCTGCACCTGGCCGGAACCGAAGCCCAAAAAGAACAATTTTTACAGCCTCTGGCCGAAGGGCAATTCCGCAGCTGTTTTGCCATGACCGAACCGGAATTCGCGGGCAGCAACCCCGTGCGCATGGGCACCATCGCCAAGCGGGTTGGCGACGAATACATCATCAATGGCCACAAGTGGTTCACTACGGGTTTTGACGGCTCGGAACTGACAATAGTGATGGCCGTGACCGATCCGGAGGCCGCGCCTTACCAACGGGCAAGTATGATCATTGTCCCCACCGATACCCCCGGGTTACAACTGATCCGCAACCTCTCCATCATGGGGCACGCCGGATCGGGTTGGCCCAGCCATTCTGAAATTCGCTTTGAAAACGTGCGGATTCCGGTCGAAAACCTCCTGGGGGGTGAAGGCACTGGCTTCATGCTGGCCCAAGTACGCCTTGGCCCTGGGCGCATCCACCATTGCATGCGCTGGATGGGCATTTGTGAGCGGGCTTTTGATATGATGTGCCGCTATGCCGCCACCCGTGAAATTGAAGACGGGGTCTTTTTGGGTGAAAAACAGATGGTACAGCAGATGATCGCCGAAAGCCGTGCAGAGATCGATGCGGCCAAACTGATGGTGCTCAGCACCGCGCTCCTGATCGAAAAAGCGGGACAACGGGCGGCAGCTGAGCAGATTTCCGCGATCAAGTTTTTTACGGCCAAGGTGCTGGGTGACGTGCTGGATCGGGCGATTCAGGTGCATGGTGGATTGGGGATCACCGATGATACCATTCTGGCCTTGTACTACCGCGAAGAGCGGGCGGCGCGGATTTACGATGGGACGGATGAGACGCATAAGGCGTCGCTGGCGCGGAAGATTTTGAAGAAGTATCGGGGGGGCTGA
- a CDS encoding phosphotransferase family protein, which produces MTNIRLDAATEPRVGEELPLEKLNDYLHAAIPGFGNIIKVGQFGGGYSNLTYQLQTADQTYVLRRPPFGAKDIKKGHNMAREYQILSTLHQAGYNKVPQVLLCCEDESLLGFPFYLMEKIEGVILRGKMAHKIQIPAEQMRQLSISLIDALVELHQIDIEQTGLIQLGKPEGYIRRQVEGWSQRYAAAQTDEIPQMEELSSWLIANLPAEGKPSFIHNDFKYDNAILHPESLEISAILDWEMSTVGDPMMDFGTSLSYWCEAGDGDFEKSFNVSWLPGNLTRQEVAEYYSEKSGRDTSNALYFYVFGLFKNAVIMQQIYSRYKKGYTQDERFAMLIWGVQVLAKKAIQALEEDKI; this is translated from the coding sequence ATGACCAACATCAGACTGGACGCCGCGACTGAGCCAAGGGTAGGAGAGGAGCTACCCCTGGAAAAGCTCAACGACTATTTGCATGCAGCCATTCCTGGGTTTGGCAACATCATCAAGGTAGGTCAATTTGGCGGAGGCTATTCCAATCTGACTTATCAGTTGCAAACAGCAGACCAAACTTACGTGCTTCGCCGGCCGCCTTTTGGTGCCAAAGACATCAAAAAGGGGCACAACATGGCCCGGGAGTATCAGATCCTGAGCACGCTACATCAGGCCGGATACAACAAAGTGCCTCAAGTTTTGCTTTGCTGTGAAGATGAAAGTTTGTTGGGTTTCCCCTTTTACCTCATGGAGAAAATCGAGGGCGTGATCCTGCGGGGAAAAATGGCCCATAAAATCCAAATTCCAGCGGAGCAAATGCGCCAGTTGTCCATTTCCCTGATTGATGCCTTGGTGGAACTGCACCAAATTGACATCGAACAAACTGGCTTGATCCAGCTCGGCAAACCGGAAGGGTACATCCGTCGACAAGTAGAAGGCTGGAGCCAACGCTACGCAGCTGCGCAAACCGACGAGATTCCGCAGATGGAGGAATTGTCCAGCTGGCTGATCGCAAATCTTCCCGCCGAAGGTAAACCCAGCTTCATCCACAACGATTTTAAGTACGACAACGCGATCCTCCACCCTGAATCCCTGGAAATCAGCGCTATCCTGGATTGGGAAATGAGCACAGTGGGTGACCCCATGATGGACTTTGGCACCAGTCTTTCGTATTGGTGTGAAGCGGGTGATGGTGATTTTGAAAAAAGCTTCAACGTCTCCTGGCTGCCAGGCAACCTGACCCGTCAAGAAGTGGCGGAGTATTACTCAGAAAAAAGTGGCCGGGATACCTCGAATGCCCTTTATTTTTATGTGTTTGGGCTGTTCAAAAATGCCGTGATCATGCAGCAAATTTACAGCCGCTACAAGAAGGGTTATACGCAGGATGAGCGCTTCGCCATGCTCATTTGGGGCGTGCAGGTGTTGGCGAAAAAAGCAATTCAAGCGTTAGAAGAAGATAAAATTTAA
- a CDS encoding Uma2 family endonuclease yields MATQIQKRLFTVAEYHKMGEVGILPERGVELINGEIIEMSPIGSKHAKVVKKLNKMLGKIFGDEAIISIQDPIIANDLSEPEPDVAVLKYRADFYEDELPHGEDVLLIIEVADTTLVYDSKVKLPLYAASGIPECWVIDLRKKEIQVYWQADDNAYRYLELFHLEDAIHAKTINLELSVAEIFG; encoded by the coding sequence ATGGCCACCCAAATTCAAAAAAGATTGTTTACCGTAGCGGAATACCATAAAATGGGTGAAGTAGGTATTTTGCCAGAGCGAGGTGTTGAATTAATCAATGGTGAAATTATAGAAATGAGTCCAATTGGTAGCAAACATGCTAAGGTAGTAAAGAAATTGAATAAAATGTTGGGTAAAATTTTTGGTGATGAAGCGATCATCAGCATCCAGGATCCCATCATTGCCAATGATTTGTCAGAACCAGAACCGGATGTAGCCGTACTCAAATACCGCGCAGATTTTTACGAAGATGAACTGCCACATGGTGAAGATGTTTTGCTCATCATCGAAGTAGCAGATACAACGCTAGTCTACGACAGTAAGGTAAAACTTCCACTATACGCGGCGAGTGGCATCCCGGAATGCTGGGTAATTGATTTGAGAAAAAAAGAGATTCAAGTCTATTGGCAAGCGGATGACAATGCTTATAGGTATCTGGAGTTATTCCACCTAGAGGATGCCATTCACGCAAAAACCATAAATTTAGAACTATCCGTAGCTGAAATATTTGGGTGA
- a CDS encoding metallophosphoesterase family protein, which produces MLRIGLLSDTHSYLDETIFDFFTECDEIWHAGDIGNPEIADRLEAFRPFKAVFGNIDDKDIRLRYPEDLRFTCEGLDVFMTHIGGYPGKYNQRVREILRADPPKLFICGHSHILKVMPDPGLGLLHINPGACGQEGFHKMRTIIRFSIDQGKPKDLQVIELGKRGALI; this is translated from the coding sequence ATGCTCCGCATCGGCCTACTCTCCGACACCCACAGCTACCTCGACGAAACCATCTTCGACTTTTTCACCGAATGTGACGAAATCTGGCATGCCGGTGACATCGGTAATCCCGAAATAGCCGATCGCCTCGAAGCATTCCGGCCTTTTAAAGCCGTTTTTGGCAACATTGACGACAAGGACATCCGCCTGCGTTACCCCGAGGACTTACGTTTTACTTGCGAAGGTTTGGACGTCTTCATGACCCATATCGGCGGTTATCCCGGCAAGTACAATCAACGGGTACGGGAAATTTTACGTGCCGATCCTCCTAAACTTTTCATCTGTGGGCATTCACACATCCTGAAGGTCATGCCCGATCCGGGTCTGGGACTTTTGCACATCAATCCCGGCGCTTGTGGGCAAGAGGGGTTTCACAAAATGCGCACGATTATCCGGTTTTCTATCGACCAGGGGAAACCCAAGGATTTACAAGTGATTGAGTTGGGGAAACGCGGAGCGCTGATTTAA
- a CDS encoding NRAMP family divalent metal transporter — translation MNKRTQRKNKLYRFWKVLGPGLITGASDDDPSGIATYSQAGAAFGLSTLWTALIAFPLMAALQQMCAKIGLVTGHGLTGALKEHYSRPVLYVMLLFSFPAIVMNIGADIAAMGAVGNLLFPAIETTYFSVFFTILLLVLIVYLPYQKIASILKYLCLVLLVYLIVPFLYPQDWLAVLKATFIPSIKFDKEFISILVGILGTTISPYLFFWQASMEVEEMKHKSKHLVVNKKVIHEMEQDVDFGMSFSGLVMFFIILTTGTVLFKGGIHQIDTVEQAALALKPLAGNAAYLLFAIGVIGTGLLAIPVLSGCLSYIITETFGWEQGLDKKFHEAKAFYLVIAVSLLLGLSLNYIGISPIQALIYSAIFYGMTAPVLIAIILHIANNKAIMGKHTNTTTANVLGFAALTIMTVSAVVLLLFQFGVL, via the coding sequence ATGAATAAACGGACACAACGTAAAAATAAGCTATACCGCTTTTGGAAAGTCCTTGGCCCCGGTCTCATCACCGGTGCCAGCGACGACGACCCATCTGGCATTGCTACATATTCTCAAGCAGGGGCTGCGTTTGGCCTTTCTACCTTATGGACGGCCTTGATTGCTTTTCCATTAATGGCAGCACTGCAACAGATGTGTGCCAAAATTGGCCTGGTTACGGGACATGGATTAACCGGAGCCTTGAAAGAACATTATTCTCGGCCGGTATTGTATGTAATGTTGTTGTTTAGTTTTCCGGCGATTGTGATGAACATCGGGGCCGACATTGCTGCGATGGGAGCTGTTGGGAATCTGTTGTTTCCGGCCATTGAAACCACTTATTTCAGTGTATTTTTTACCATACTGCTGCTGGTGCTGATCGTTTATTTGCCCTACCAAAAAATTGCTTCGATCCTCAAATACCTCTGTCTGGTACTATTGGTGTATTTGATTGTCCCGTTTTTGTATCCACAAGATTGGCTAGCGGTATTGAAAGCTACGTTTATCCCGAGCATCAAATTCGATAAAGAATTCATCAGTATTCTGGTGGGTATTCTGGGTACGACCATCTCACCTTACCTGTTCTTTTGGCAAGCATCAATGGAAGTGGAAGAAATGAAACACAAATCCAAACACCTGGTTGTGAATAAAAAAGTGATACACGAGATGGAGCAGGACGTCGATTTTGGCATGTCTTTTTCGGGGCTGGTGATGTTTTTTATCATCCTTACCACGGGCACTGTATTGTTCAAAGGAGGTATTCATCAAATCGATACGGTTGAACAAGCAGCCCTGGCTCTAAAACCCTTGGCAGGCAATGCCGCATACTTGCTTTTTGCCATCGGCGTCATCGGAACCGGGCTGCTGGCCATTCCGGTTTTAAGTGGTTGTCTTTCTTACATCATCACCGAAACCTTCGGTTGGGAGCAAGGTCTCGACAAAAAATTTCACGAGGCCAAAGCTTTTTACCTCGTGATCGCGGTTTCCCTCCTGTTGGGGCTATCCTTGAATTACATCGGCATTTCACCCATTCAAGCCTTGATTTATTCAGCCATTTTTTATGGCATGACGGCACCGGTATTGATCGCCATCATCCTGCACATTGCCAACAACAAGGCCATTATGGGCAAACACACGAATACTACTACTGCAAACGTATTGGGATTTGCTGCCTTGACCATCATGACCGTTTCGGCGGTTGTTCTGTTACTGTTTCAGTTTGGCGTGTTGTAG
- a CDS encoding NB-ARC domain-containing protein, which yields MDCILGAYWTLTRFLLSSPQDQKAKTMALPQYLSKIRQLIADDELPAALRQLHSLLENSRKLDEVIQQSGRFTHILKQIRLGTVHFEDATVTRNQISAALLELLSEIEKEGIKPELKAELKKAVSIVNSKNVASGTFSAGGDIKIGDTTTHVHNYRGVEIPRLLTPPPFLPEIFLGRTDDLLRIHELLFAPNGNLLLLVNGEGGVGKTSIASKYFHTYQEEYAHVAWVFKENSIADALLLLAMPLGVSFDEKWNTAQRLEVLLRAMLNLKKPCLLIIDNANELHDLNAYLPQLQRCSNFHVLLTTRISEQGHAARYKIEALPQDLALHAFKSHYKAFEASEEALFFDIYRAVQGNTLVLELLAKNLNNFNNKLKKRYLLADLKQELEQGLLKLSKISTVDTRYQAKGTGLRNESIEVIIMAMYDLGDLSETENQLLAVFAVLPAESIPFERLETLLPEFAEIDTQLLALAQKGWIEYNADTAAFKCSPVVQEVVCMKQGDLLGNCQPLIDGLIKELGRDKIHVDNYLHSSMFARYAEALINALSVVNYNLARLCEALGNFHREIGDLNKSMALFQKAQEILLELLDAEPENSSFKYALAIMVCWIGMTYRDLGDLKKALTFFEDYNTLNKELYTVYPQNADFKHGLAISYTKLGETHRDLGNLQQALTFFEEYNTLEKELYAAYPQDVSFKNNLAISYEKLGETHRDLGNLQQTLTFFELDIELSKELYAAYPQNVSFKNGLAISYEKLGQTHRDLGNLPLALTFFEHFNTLEKELYTAYPQNVSFKNGLAYSFKFLGLFYRDQKEDLQKAKEYFQQCYTLWQELSEVYPAYVEFSRNFEWAKEAMGEE from the coding sequence ATGGATTGCATCCTTGGGGCTTATTGGACATTGACCAGATTCTTGCTATCTTCACCGCAAGACCAAAAAGCTAAAACAATGGCCTTGCCCCAATACCTATCGAAGATCCGCCAGCTCATCGCCGATGACGAGCTCCCTGCCGCCCTCCGGCAACTGCATTCCCTGCTCGAAAACAGCCGCAAACTCGATGAAGTCATTCAGCAAAGTGGCCGTTTCACCCACATTCTCAAGCAGATTCGCCTGGGAACAGTCCATTTCGAAGACGCAACCGTGACCAGGAATCAAATCAGTGCAGCTTTGCTGGAATTGCTCAGCGAGATTGAAAAAGAAGGAATAAAGCCGGAACTGAAGGCAGAACTTAAAAAGGCGGTTTCGATTGTAAACAGCAAAAATGTAGCCTCCGGCACTTTTTCAGCGGGCGGCGACATCAAAATTGGTGACACCACCACCCACGTCCACAATTACAGAGGTGTAGAAATCCCCCGCCTGCTCACTCCCCCACCCTTCCTGCCCGAAATTTTCCTCGGCAGAACGGACGATCTCCTCCGCATCCACGAGCTGCTTTTTGCCCCCAACGGCAACCTGCTCCTGCTTGTCAACGGTGAAGGGGGTGTAGGCAAAACCTCCATTGCCTCCAAATACTTCCATACCTATCAGGAAGAATACGCCCATGTAGCCTGGGTGTTTAAGGAAAACAGCATTGCCGATGCCCTTTTGTTGTTGGCCATGCCCCTGGGGGTGAGTTTTGACGAAAAATGGAATACTGCCCAACGGCTCGAAGTGCTGCTGCGCGCCATGCTCAACCTCAAAAAGCCTTGTTTGCTCATCATCGACAACGCCAATGAACTGCATGACCTCAATGCCTATCTACCCCAATTGCAGCGTTGCAGCAATTTTCACGTCTTGCTCACCACCCGCATCAGCGAACAGGGCCATGCGGCCCGCTACAAAATTGAAGCACTGCCACAAGACCTGGCTCTACATGCCTTCAAATCCCATTACAAAGCCTTTGAGGCCAGTGAAGAAGCCCTGTTTTTTGACATTTACAGGGCAGTACAAGGCAATACCCTGGTACTCGAGCTATTGGCCAAAAACCTCAACAATTTCAACAACAAACTGAAAAAACGCTACTTGCTGGCCGATTTAAAACAAGAGCTTGAGCAAGGCCTGTTGAAATTGAGCAAAATCAGCACAGTGGATACTCGATACCAAGCCAAAGGAACAGGCTTGCGCAATGAAAGCATCGAAGTCATCATCATGGCCATGTACGACTTGGGGGATTTGAGTGAGACAGAAAATCAATTGCTTGCTGTATTTGCCGTATTGCCTGCTGAAAGTATTCCTTTTGAAAGGTTGGAAACACTCTTGCCCGAATTTGCTGAGATAGATACCCAACTGCTTGCGCTGGCTCAAAAAGGCTGGATTGAATACAATGCAGATACTGCCGCTTTTAAATGTAGCCCCGTGGTGCAGGAGGTGGTATGCATGAAACAGGGCGATTTGTTGGGAAACTGCCAGCCTTTAATTGATGGGTTGATTAAAGAATTGGGTCGAGACAAAATTCATGTAGACAATTACTTGCATTCTTCCATGTTTGCTCGCTATGCAGAGGCGCTAATAAATGCACTCTCGGTTGTTAACTACAATTTAGCAAGGCTTTGTGAAGCCCTTGGTAATTTTCATCGAGAAATTGGCGACTTGAACAAATCAATGGCTTTATTCCAAAAAGCTCAAGAGATCCTACTTGAATTACTTGATGCTGAGCCTGAAAATTCATCATTTAAATATGCATTGGCAATAATGGTTTGTTGGATTGGAATGACCTATCGAGATTTAGGTGACCTAAAAAAAGCATTGACTTTTTTTGAAGACTATAACACTTTGAATAAAGAACTGTACACGGTCTATCCGCAAAATGCGGACTTCAAACACGGCTTGGCCATTTCGTATACAAAACTCGGGGAAACTCACCGGGACCTGGGCAATTTGCAACAGGCTTTGACTTTTTTTGAAGAATACAACACTTTAGAAAAAGAACTGTACGCGGCCTATCCGCAAGATGTGTCCTTCAAAAACAACCTAGCCATTTCGTATGAAAAACTCGGGGAAACCCACCGCGACCTGGGCAATTTGCAACAGACTTTGACTTTTTTTGAATTGGACATCGAATTGTCGAAAGAACTGTACGCGGCCTATCCTCAAAATGTGTCCTTCAAAAACGGCTTGGCCATTTCGTATGAAAAACTCGGGCAAACCCACCGCGACCTGGGCAATTTGCCACTGGCTTTGACTTTTTTTGAACATTTCAACACTTTAGAAAAAGAACTATACACGGCCTATCCTCAAAATGTGTCCTTCAAAAACGGCTTAGCTTATTCCTTCAAATTTCTTGGTCTTTTTTATCGAGATCAAAAAGAAGACCTCCAAAAAGCAAAGGAATATTTCCAGCAATGTTATACCCTCTGGCAGGAGTTGTCGGAGGTTTACCCGGCTTATGTGGAGTTCAGCAGGAATTTCGAATGGGCAAAAGAGGCGATGGGCGAAGAATGA